In Thermodesulfovibrio thiophilus DSM 17215, the genomic window ACAGAGATGGGCAAACGCGGTATTGAGTATGCAAAGCAGTTTACATGGGATAGAATTGCAGAAAAATATGAACACTATCTTCTTTCCTTGCATAATAAATTTTCTCATGCAGAAAATCTTAGTCTTAAACAAAGATGAATGTTTAAAGATATCTCCTCTGTAAGCCTTGCATTTTTATATGTCAACATTCTCGGCTTTTTTTTTCACTCGATAGTGAGCAGAAGTCTTGGACCAGCAGGATATGGAGAATTTATGGTTTTATATTCCTTTATGCTGGTAGTTGGAAATATAACAGCACTATTAAGCACAGTTGGAGTAAAAACTGTAGTTGAAAATCTTTCAAACAAATTTGAAGTTTTACGCTCTTTAAGACAGTACGGAATTTTTATAGGAGCCTTTTTTGCATTTATTGCCTGTATAATGTCACCAGTTTTTAAAAATTTCTTAAATGTAACAGAGATTTATTACTTTTTTATAATCGCATTTATATGGCTTGGTATGTTTAGTCTTGCTGTTGAACGAAGTTTTCTACAGGCAACCGGAAAATTCCATATTTATGCATTTTCTACTGCTTTTGAATGCACAATAAAGCTTCTAGCAGCAATTATAGCAACATATATTGGATTAAAGATTGGCGGTGTTCTTTCTGCTTCTGCCGTTGCGATTTTTTTATCACTGTTATTTCTTGTTTCAATTAACAGAGAGCTTTGGGGCAAAAAGATTAAATTAAGTATAAAAAAAATGATCAAGATTGCTGTTTATGTATCACCATCTGGCCTGTTTGTATATGCTGATGACATTTTTATCAGAAGAATATTTGATTCCCATACTGCAGGACTCTTTGCATCTGCATCTATAATTGGAAAAATACTTATTTGGTTCAGTCTGTCCATTCTTGCTATATACTTCCCTAAATTTGTTCATTCTAAAACCTCGTCAGCACTGAAAAAATTCGCTTTACAGATGTTTGGTATTGTTTTAATAACTGAATTGGGTGCTCAAGTTGTTTTTTTCATTATCGGAAAACCTTTGTTTTTAATGCTATTTGGCAGTAAATTTGAACCCGCTCTACAATTTATACCATACTATTTTCTAGCTATTTTACCGCTAATTATAGATATGATTTTTATAAGCCTGGCAACAGCAGTTGAAAAAGGTCTTACTTTAATTTATATTCATCTAATTGTGTTTTACAGTCTGTTTATTTTCCTATCATTTAGTTCAATCTTTGACTATCTGGAATATATTTTTTCAATCAATCTATTTTTTTTCTTTTTATATCTATGGATGTTTAAAAAAGAAATTTTTATTACTAACAAAGATAGCCAGCATTAGTATTTAAGCGGTTTTTGGACATTAATAAACCTTAAAGCAGCAAGTGGATGTGCTGCGAGAATGAGCGAAAACTCATACCATCTGTCAAAGCATCTTTTCAGCACCAAAAATTTCAAAATCTGTTAAAATTAACAGATGGATATTCTTAAAAAAGTCAAGCAAACAATTGAAAAATATAATATGATTACAAAGCAAGACCATGTTCTAATAGGTTTATCCGGTGGACCTGATTCTGTGTTTCTTCTTCAGATTTTAAGCATGCTTAAACCTGAATACAGATTAAATATTTCAGCCGCATATATAGACCATGGATTAAGACCCGGAGATGTTCCAGATGAAATAGAATTCTGTAAAAATTTATGTAACAGTTTTGATATCAATTTTTATACTCAATCGATAGATGTTAAGAGTTATGCTCAAAAACAGAGAATGAATATTCAGGAAGCAGCGAGAATCCTTAGATACGGAGTATTAGATCAGATAAGCATTAACATTAACGCACACAAGATTGCAGTTGCTCATAATGCTGATGACCAGGCTGAGACAGTTATAATGAGATTGCTCAGAGGTGCAGGACCTGCTGGACTAAGCGGAATTCCACCTGTAAGAAAAAAAATCATCAGACCTATTATAGAAATTGAAAGAGAAGAAATCGAAAGATTTTTATCAGAAAAAAATATTCCTTTCATTATTGACCCTTCAAATGCAAGTCTGAAATATTTAAGAAATAGAATCAGACACAATTTAATGCCTGTAATTAAATCACTCTCTCCACAGGCTACAAAAATCATTTCAAAGACCGCTGATATCCTGAGAGAAGAAAATGATTATATCAATGTTAATGTTACAAAAGCTCTAATGAGACTTATGAGCAGAAGAACGGATAAATCAGTGGAACTATTCTGTAATCCAATGGAAGTTTTAAACCTTGTAATACTGAGAAGAGCTTTAAGATTTGCAATTGACAGTGTCGCAGGGTTAAAAGGATTAACATTTGACCATATCGAAGACATAGTAAACCTGATTAAAAAGGGAAAATCAGGTGATAGAATCTATCTTCCTAAAGGTATTCGAGCAATCAAGGGATATTCAACTTTAACTATAACAGCAGAACCTCCGGGAAAACTTTCAACATATAAAATAACAGAACCTCATGATATTTATCTTAAAGAATCTTCAATTGTTTTAAGTCTGAAAGAAATAAAAAGGGAGGATATTCAAAATCTTGGCGACGGTAAAAATACAATCTATATTGACAGGGATAAGATTGAGTTTCCATTAATAATACGAGCAAGAAAACCTGGAGATTATTTTTATCCCTTTGGTTTTGGCAGACGAAAAAAGCTTCAGGATTTTTTTGTTGATGAAAAAGTTCCAAGAGATGAACGAGATACGATACCGGTAATTGAAAGCAAAGGAGAAATTATATGCATTGCAGGATACAGACTTGACGACAGATTTAAAATTGATGATAATACGAAGATATGTTTACAGATAAAAATTATGCCAAAGTTATAATCACATTTTTCATTATAATCTCGGTAATTTTATTTTCAGCCGGTAATTTATATTGTGCAGAAACCCTATCAGATTCAATAAAAAATAAGCTTGATACAATTTATCAAAAATATTCAAATTCTATTATTCCTATAGATGGAGCTATGGCTACTGCAATAGATAAAAATTACGCAATAATACCATCAACAGTTTCTGAAAACACAAAAAAGATTTCATTGGTAGCATTAGACTCAAAACTAGGTATTGCAGTAATAAAACTTAATAGAGATTTAACTCCGATAAATTTCGATCTTCCATCATCAAAGGACAATTTATTTTTTCTTCTAACAATCCTGGAAGAGCCTGCTGTGATGCTGGTTAAAGGAAAATTTGAAGATAACAAAATTCAGATACAGGGCAAACAGATTCCGGGTTCACTACTGCTTTCTTTCGATTTAATTCCTTTAGGCGTTGTAATTAAGAGCAGTAATGTTTCAGAAGTGTTATTAATTAAACCTTTTTACCAGGAAATCTACAAATTAATCAACAGGAAGCCAGGATGGTTAGGACTTCAGGGGCAAACAGTCACTGCTGAATTAGGCAAAGCACTGTCTGTTTACGAAGGTGTTGTAATCACAAACATATATGAAGGTGGCCCTTCAGACAAAGCAGGATTGAAAAGAGGAGATGTGATAGTTCAGGCAGACGGTTTTAAGATTAAAGAATTAAAAGATCTGCAAAATCTGATTTCAACAAAATTTGCAGGTGAGTCTGTTAATCTTACAATATCACGGGAAGGCTCTCAAATGGAAGTCTCAGTAACTCTTGGAGAATCTCCAGACAACGTAGCTCAAACAAAAGCTTCGTATATAATACCACAGATAAAAGGCACTGACATTGTAGAAATTCCGGAAAATGTTAGAGCAAAGCTGAAAAAATCCATAAAAGGCGTATTCGTTAAAAAAATAGATGAAAACAGCCCGGCACTGGGTATATTGAAAGTTGACGATATAATTGTTGAAATCAATAAAAAATCCATAACCAACCTCAAAGACTTCAACGAAGCCATTTCAAAAGCTGGACAAAATGACCTTCTCATCCTTGTTTACAGGCAGGACAGTTTTCAATATGTAATAATACCCGGGCAAAAATCTCATTAGAAAGAATCATCCCTTTATCTGTAAGTCTCACTCTATTACCTGAAATTGAAATCAAGTTCTTATACTCAGGACTTCCAAGCATCTCAATAATGCAGGGATTTGTTAAGATAACCCCGTCTTTCATTCTCAATCCAAGAAAAACTCTTTCTTTCAACTCCTCAGTTTTATCAACCGTGTAATCATTTATCCATGCAGGTTTGCCATCAATTAAATGTTCTGCATATGAAAATAAGTTTGATGGATTATGAAATCTCTTTCTATCAATAAATGAATGAGCCGAAGGACCAATACCAAGATATGGCACAGCTGACCAGTAGTTAATATTATGTCTGCACTGAAATCCAGGCTGAGCAAAGTTGGATATTTCATATTTTTTAAATCCTCTGCTTTCAAGAAATTCTGTCGCAAATTCATACATTGCAACAGTCTCTTCTTCAGGAGGTAAAGAAAAATTACCGGAATCAAGCTCTTTTGCTATTTTTGTATGCCTGTCAATCGATAATTCATAACATGAAATATGTTGTATATCCCTGGTTACCAGTTTATTAAGAGTTGTTTTCCAGCTCTTTAATATCTGACCGGGAATACCATAGATCAAATCAATAGAAATGTTGTCAAACCCCTCATTCACTGCAAGATCAACTGTCTTAAGTGCATCGTCTGAACTGTGAATTCTTCCCAGAAATGAAAGTTCTCTATCATTTAATGACTGAACTCCTATGCTTAATCTATTGATTCCATAACTTCTCATCAACTTCAACTTTTCCTTATCCACTGTTGCAGGATTTATCTCAATTGAAAACTCAATATCATTTTTTGTTTTAAAATTTTCTCTCAGACTAACAAAAAGCTTTTCAAGACTTTCAATACTCAAACATGACGGAGTTCCGCCTCCTATATATAATGTTTCAAGCAGATGTAAAAACTCCTTTGTAAGTTCAATCTCTTTAAGTATTGATTTAAGATAGAGACCTTCTATCCCTTGATTCCAGTTTATTGAATAGAAACTACAATAGTTACACTTTTTCAGACAAAAAGGAATATGAATATAAAGAGATGAAAAAAACATAGCCATACTTTATAATACCGTAAATGAAATTTATTGAAAAAATTTTGATGCCACATCTTGAATGGGTTCAGCTTGAAGTCTCAAGTCTTTGTAATGCTTCATGCTTTTACTGCCCGCATACAACACATAGAAAGCAATGGACTGGAAGGAATATAACTCTGAATGAGTTTCTACAAATCATGCCTTATCTTAAAAAAATTAAACTTCTATATCTTCAGGGATGGGGAGAGCCTTTCTGTAATCCGGATTTTTTTAAATTTGTTGAGATTGCAAAAAAATATGGATGCAGAACAGGAACAACAACAAATGGAATGCTCATTGAAGAAGCTCACATTGAAAAAATAATTGACTCAAGCATGGATATAATAGCATTCTCACTTACAGGAATAAAGAAAAATGATACTCTGCGGACAGGAACAAAAGCCGGGAAAGTTTTTAAAGTTATTGAAAGATTAAATGAAGAAAAAATAAAAAAGGCAGTTTCAAAACCAGAAATTCACATTGCTTATATGCTGCTTAAATCAAATTTTGATGAACTTGAAGAAATTCCTGAAACTCTTACTAAATCTGGAATTGATCATGTAGTTATTAGCATTCTCGATCTGGTTTCCGATTCATCTCTTAAAGACGAATGTCTTGTTCCTGAAACAGAGGAAGAATTTAATGTCTTAAAAAATAAAGCCTTACATGTTATAAACAAAGGAAGGAAACTCAATATAGCAGTAGCTTTTAATCTTTCACATCCATTTAAAAAAGGAAAAACCTGTTCTGAAAAACCTCTGCAGTCAATTTTTATAAACTCATCTGGACATGTTTCTCCATGCGTATTTACAGGTATTCCATCAGAGGGATTTAAAAATTTGTATTTTGGTAACATAAATGAACAATCATTACCATCTATCTGGAGAAGTCGTGAATATAGAGAATTTCGCAAGAAACATCTTGAAGATGATAAGTCCTTACCATGCAATATCTGTCCTAAACGTAGAGTGGTTGAACTAGCTTAATTTTTTTAAATATTCAGGGAAGGCTTAGCCTTCCCTGAATATTACTGTGAGACTATTTCTTTAGTTCTTCTGTTGATTTCTGTGCAAGATATTTAATAAAGGAAGATGTTGTTGAATCGCTTCGTCCTACAAGTGTTCTGAGCACAGAGCCCCAGAAAGCAACAGACTCAGATATACGTGGATTTTCAGCAAGCTTGTAAACCTTCGGTGAATCCTTAAGGGCAAATACTATACCTAATCCACCCAGGTCTGTCTCTCCGTAAAGTTTAAATCCCTTTGCTTTGGCCTCTTTTATAAGAGCCTCTCTGTCGCCGAATTTTATTGCTCCAGTTGGACATGTTTTAGCGCAGGCAGGAGTGAGATTTGCTTTTACTCTGTCTAGACATAGATGACATTTAGCTATCTTGCCCTTCCCTGCCTGATCATATCTTGGAATATCAAAAGGACAGGCAGATCTACATGCATGACAGGCAATACACTTGTTTTTATCATAATAAACAATTCCGGTTTCCTTATCTTTCATCAAAGCTCCAACAGGACATATCTGTACACAGGCAGGCTCTCCGCAGTGCATACATCTATGACTTACAAATAACCATTTTACTCCTTTTGCATCAGAGCTCTCTATAAACCTGATTCTATTAAATGTATTTGCATCAAGGTCTGGTGGATTTTCATGTGTTCCATTATTCTTTGTCTTTGTTACACCAAGTTGATTCCATTCCTTGCATGCAACCTGACAGGCTCTGCATCCTATACATATATCTGGAGTTATCAATAATCCCTTACGTGCCATATTTCACCTCCTATGCCTTCTCTATGTTGACCATGAATGCCTTTGTTTCGGGTATCATGGTATTTGGGTCACCTACTGATGGTGTAAGCAGATTTGCACTATCACCGCCGGAACCGTCTTTAGGCCATTGCCATCCATAGTGCCATGGCAAACCAACCTGATGTATTGTCATTCCCATAACTTTAAATGGTTTTAATCTATCTGTGACGATTGCAATTGCCCAGAGCTTTCCTCTGACAGATGAAACTACTACTTTATCTCCGCTGTTTATCCCCTTTTCTTTTGCAAGTTCTTTGCTCATCTCAATAAATATCTGAGGCTCAAGCTCAAGCAGCCAATCTGTATGTCTTGTCATGACCCCGGTCTGCCAGTGTTCTGTTACTCTGTAGGTTGTGCAGACATACGGATATCTTGTATCACAATAAATAAATGCGTCAGCATCTGTTCCAAATAACTTTACAGTAGGATTTATCCTATGTTTTTTATAAAGTGGGTTTTCCTGAAATGGACACTCAAGTGGTTCATAGTGTGTTGGGAATGGTCCATCAGCCAATCCAGTTCCAAATATTGCACCCACGCCAAGAGGCTTCATTATAAATGGAAGTTTTCCACCTTCCATTGCAAGTGGTGGAGCTGGTCCATCTGGAATATCTCCCAACCATTTTTTATTTGCTGTATCCCACTTCAGCAATGGTCTCTTTGGATCCCATGGATTACCCTGTGGATCAACACTTGCACGATTATAAATTATGCGTCTGTTTAGAGGCCAGCACCATGCCCAGTTTAAATAAAGTCCGAGTCCTGTTGGATCTTCCTTGCCTCTCCTTGCCATCATATTTCCTTTTTCAGTGTAGCTTGCACAGTACAACCAGTTACCTGAAGAGGTCTTCCCATCGTCTCTTAAAAATACAAAACTTGGAACAAGCTCCCCTTTCTTTCCTATAAGTTTTCCATCCTTGTCATATACATCCTCAAGATAGTATCCATTTATCTCTTTTGCAATAAGATTGATATTAATATGCTTTATTTTTCCCTGTCTGTCCTTCTCGCCATAATCCCATGTAAGATTTACTATTGGTTCAGGAAATGCTCCTTTTTCTTGTTCATAAAGTTTCTTTACTCTGAAGTAAAGCTCATTCATTATTTCAGCATCTGGTAGAGTTTTTCCTGGTGGATTCACTGCTTTATATCTCCACTGGGCAAGCCTTCCAGAGTTAGTGATACTTCCCTCTTTTTCAACTGAGCTGGCACATGGAAGGAAGAAAACTTCTGTTTTTATTTTTTTGGGATCCATTCCAGGACCTCTCCAGAATGAAGCTGTTTCATTATCCCAGAGATTGACAGTAACAAGCCAGTCAAGCTTTGCAAGAGCTTTTCTTGTTTTGTTTGAGTTAGCACCAGAACACGCTGGATTCTGTCCCCATGAAAAGAATCCTTTAATTTTTCCTTTGTACATCTGATCAAAAATCATGAGCCATGAGTAGTCCTGACCATCATCTCTCTTTGGCAAGTAGCTATAGCAAAAGTCATTATATTTTGTTGCCTTATCCCCATAGATGGCTTTCAAGTAGCTTACTATATATTTTGGTCTGTTAGACCACCAATTTACGCTTCTTGGTTCTTTTGTTTTTGGTGTGTATTTTTCAATATATTTTTTTAAATCAGTATCACTTGCAACTGGGATGGGATTGTATCCTGGAAGAATATGGAAAAGTATTCCATAGTCAGTTGAACCCTGGACATTGGATTCGCCTCTGAGGGCGTTCACTCCTCCTCCAGCCATTCCAACGTTACCAAGTAGCAGCTGAACAATTGTAAATGTTCTTATGTTCTGAACTCCAATTGTGTGCTGCGTCCATCCCATTGCATAGCATTCTGTCATTACTCTATCTGGTTTACCAGTGGATGCTAAAATTTTATACGCCTCTTCAATTTTATCCTTTGGTGCTCCTGTAATATCTGAAACTGTATCTATGGTGTATCTTAAATAATGCTTTTTAAGAAGCTGAAACACACAGTTTGGATCCTGAAGTGTTGGATCTTTCTTTGGAACGCCATTTTCATCAAGCTGGAATTTCCATGTTGATTTGTCATAGCTTCTTTTTTGCTCATCATATCCGGAGAATACTCCATCAAGGTCTTCAGGAGTTTTAAAGTTGGGGTCAACAAGAAAAGATGCATCTGTGTAGTTTACAACATAATCTTTAAAATACAGATTGTTATCTATAATGTACTTGATCAATCCTCCAAGAAATACAACATCTGATCCTGAACGAATTGGAACATAAAGGTCTGCTTTTGATGCTGTTCTTGTAAATTTGGGATCAATAACTACAAGTTTTGCACCTCTCTGTTCCTTTGCTCTCATTATCCATTTCATTGATATTGGATGATTTTCTGCAGGATTACCACCCATGACTAAAACCACATCTGCATTTTTGAGGTCAATCCAGTGATTTGTCATTGCTCCTCTGCCAAACGACTCTCCCAGAGCCGCTACAGTGGCAGAATGTCATATACGAGCCTGATGTTCAATATAAACAAGCCCCCAGGAACGCATGAGCTTCTGCATTAGATAGCACTCTTCATTATCCATTGCAGCTGATCCAACATGAGCAATTGAATCAACTCTGTTTACAATCTGTCCTTTTGCATTTTTTGTGATGAAATATTTATCCCTTGTTTGTTTAACAAGCCTGGCGATTTTATTCAGAGCTTCTTCCCAGCTAATTTTTTTCCATTCTGTTGCACCAGGTGCACGATACATGGGTTCAGTTACTCTGTAAGGATTGTTCGCCATCTGATAAATTGATGCCCCTTTCGGGCACAGTGCTCCCTCGTTAATTGGACTGTCCGGATCACCTTCTGTGTTAATTACCTTACCCTCTTTAGCAAAGACAATGATACTACAGCCAACAGAACAGTAAGGACATATCGTCGTTGTCTCCCTGGCACCCTTTGTTCTCAGCTCCGCTGCATAGGCTTTTGCCGGTTCAAGATTAAGCCCGATTGAGCTGAGAAGAAGAGCACCTGTAGAGATTTTCAAGAAACCTCGTCTGGTAAGCTCCATAAAAACTCCTCCTTTTTATT contains:
- a CDS encoding radical SAM protein; the protein is MKFIEKILMPHLEWVQLEVSSLCNASCFYCPHTTHRKQWTGRNITLNEFLQIMPYLKKIKLLYLQGWGEPFCNPDFFKFVEIAKKYGCRTGTTTNGMLIEEAHIEKIIDSSMDIIAFSLTGIKKNDTLRTGTKAGKVFKVIERLNEEKIKKAVSKPEIHIAYMLLKSNFDELEEIPETLTKSGIDHVVISILDLVSDSSLKDECLVPETEEEFNVLKNKALHVINKGRKLNIAVAFNLSHPFKKGKTCSEKPLQSIFINSSGHVSPCVFTGIPSEGFKNLYFGNINEQSLPSIWRSREYREFRKKHLEDDKSLPCNICPKRRVVELA
- a CDS encoding oligosaccharide flippase family protein, with protein sequence MFKDISSVSLAFLYVNILGFFFHSIVSRSLGPAGYGEFMVLYSFMLVVGNITALLSTVGVKTVVENLSNKFEVLRSLRQYGIFIGAFFAFIACIMSPVFKNFLNVTEIYYFFIIAFIWLGMFSLAVERSFLQATGKFHIYAFSTAFECTIKLLAAIIATYIGLKIGGVLSASAVAIFLSLLFLVSINRELWGKKIKLSIKKMIKIAVYVSPSGLFVYADDIFIRRIFDSHTAGLFASASIIGKILIWFSLSILAIYFPKFVHSKTSSALKKFALQMFGIVLITELGAQVVFFIIGKPLFLMLFGSKFEPALQFIPYYFLAILPLIIDMIFISLATAVEKGLTLIYIHLIVFYSLFIFLSFSSIFDYLEYIFSINLFFFFLYLWMFKKEIFITNKDSQH
- the fdnG gene encoding formate dehydrogenase-N subunit alpha, whose translation is MELTRRGFLKISTGALLLSSIGLNLEPAKAYAAELRTKGARETTTICPYCSVGCSIIVFAKEGKVINTEGDPDSPINEGALCPKGASIYQMANNPYRVTEPMYRAPGATEWKKISWEEALNKIARLVKQTRDKYFITKNAKGQIVNRVDSIAHVGSAAMDNEECYLMQKLMRSWGLVYIEHQARIUHSATVAALGESFGRGAMTNHWIDLKNADVVLVMGGNPAENHPISMKWIMRAKEQRGAKLVVIDPKFTRTASKADLYVPIRSGSDVVFLGGLIKYIIDNNLYFKDYVVNYTDASFLVDPNFKTPEDLDGVFSGYDEQKRSYDKSTWKFQLDENGVPKKDPTLQDPNCVFQLLKKHYLRYTIDTVSDITGAPKDKIEEAYKILASTGKPDRVMTECYAMGWTQHTIGVQNIRTFTIVQLLLGNVGMAGGGVNALRGESNVQGSTDYGILFHILPGYNPIPVASDTDLKKYIEKYTPKTKEPRSVNWWSNRPKYIVSYLKAIYGDKATKYNDFCYSYLPKRDDGQDYSWLMIFDQMYKGKIKGFFSWGQNPACSGANSNKTRKALAKLDWLVTVNLWDNETASFWRGPGMDPKKIKTEVFFLPCASSVEKEGSITNSGRLAQWRYKAVNPPGKTLPDAEIMNELYFRVKKLYEQEKGAFPEPIVNLTWDYGEKDRQGKIKHININLIAKEINGYYLEDVYDKDGKLIGKKGELVPSFVFLRDDGKTSSGNWLYCASYTEKGNMMARRGKEDPTGLGLYLNWAWCWPLNRRIIYNRASVDPQGNPWDPKRPLLKWDTANKKWLGDIPDGPAPPLAMEGGKLPFIMKPLGVGAIFGTGLADGPFPTHYEPLECPFQENPLYKKHRINPTVKLFGTDADAFIYCDTRYPYVCTTYRVTEHWQTGVMTRHTDWLLELEPQIFIEMSKELAKEKGINSGDKVVVSSVRGKLWAIAIVTDRLKPFKVMGMTIHQVGLPWHYGWQWPKDGSGGDSANLLTPSVGDPNTMIPETKAFMVNIEKA
- a CDS encoding 4Fe-4S dicluster domain-containing protein; its protein translation is MARKGLLITPDICIGCRACQVACKEWNQLGVTKTKNNGTHENPPDLDANTFNRIRFIESSDAKGVKWLFVSHRCMHCGEPACVQICPVGALMKDKETGIVYYDKNKCIACHACRSACPFDIPRYDQAGKGKIAKCHLCLDRVKANLTPACAKTCPTGAIKFGDREALIKEAKAKGFKLYGETDLGGLGIVFALKDSPKVYKLAENPRISESVAFWGSVLRTLVGRSDSTTSSFIKYLAQKSTEELKK
- the tilS gene encoding tRNA lysidine(34) synthetase TilS; protein product: MDILKKVKQTIEKYNMITKQDHVLIGLSGGPDSVFLLQILSMLKPEYRLNISAAYIDHGLRPGDVPDEIEFCKNLCNSFDINFYTQSIDVKSYAQKQRMNIQEAARILRYGVLDQISININAHKIAVAHNADDQAETVIMRLLRGAGPAGLSGIPPVRKKIIRPIIEIEREEIERFLSEKNIPFIIDPSNASLKYLRNRIRHNLMPVIKSLSPQATKIISKTADILREENDYINVNVTKALMRLMSRRTDKSVELFCNPMEVLNLVILRRALRFAIDSVAGLKGLTFDHIEDIVNLIKKGKSGDRIYLPKGIRAIKGYSTLTITAEPPGKLSTYKITEPHDIYLKESSIVLSLKEIKREDIQNLGDGKNTIYIDRDKIEFPLIIRARKPGDYFYPFGFGRRKKLQDFFVDEKVPRDERDTIPVIESKGEIICIAGYRLDDRFKIDDNTKICLQIKIMPKL
- a CDS encoding PDZ domain-containing protein, encoding MFTDKNYAKVIITFFIIISVILFSAGNLYCAETLSDSIKNKLDTIYQKYSNSIIPIDGAMATAIDKNYAIIPSTVSENTKKISLVALDSKLGIAVIKLNRDLTPINFDLPSSKDNLFFLLTILEEPAVMLVKGKFEDNKIQIQGKQIPGSLLLSFDLIPLGVVIKSSNVSEVLLIKPFYQEIYKLINRKPGWLGLQGQTVTAELGKALSVYEGVVITNIYEGGPSDKAGLKRGDVIVQADGFKIKELKDLQNLISTKFAGESVNLTISREGSQMEVSVTLGESPDNVAQTKASYIIPQIKGTDIVEIPENVRAKLKKSIKGVFVKKIDENSPALGILKVDDIIVEINKKSITNLKDFNEAISKAGQNDLLILVYRQDSFQYVIIPGQKSH
- the hemW gene encoding radical SAM family heme chaperone HemW gives rise to the protein MFFSSLYIHIPFCLKKCNYCSFYSINWNQGIEGLYLKSILKEIELTKEFLHLLETLYIGGGTPSCLSIESLEKLFVSLRENFKTKNDIEFSIEINPATVDKEKLKLMRSYGINRLSIGVQSLNDRELSFLGRIHSSDDALKTVDLAVNEGFDNISIDLIYGIPGQILKSWKTTLNKLVTRDIQHISCYELSIDRHTKIAKELDSGNFSLPPEEETVAMYEFATEFLESRGFKKYEISNFAQPGFQCRHNINYWSAVPYLGIGPSAHSFIDRKRFHNPSNLFSYAEHLIDGKPAWINDYTVDKTEELKERVFLGLRMKDGVILTNPCIIEMLGSPEYKNLISISGNRVRLTDKGMILSNEIFARVLLHIENCPACKQG